One window of Cryobacterium arcticum genomic DNA carries:
- the rpsL gene encoding 30S ribosomal protein S12 — protein MPTIQQLVRKGRSPKVTKTKAPALKSNPQQRGVCTRVYTTTPKKPNSALRKVARVKLSNGTEVTAYIPGEGHNLQEHSMVLVRGGRVKDLPGVRYKIVRGALDTQAVKNRKQARSRYGAKMEKK, from the coding sequence GTGCCCACCATTCAGCAGTTGGTGCGAAAGGGACGCAGCCCCAAGGTCACCAAGACCAAGGCTCCCGCCCTGAAGTCCAACCCCCAGCAGCGCGGCGTTTGCACGCGCGTGTACACGACCACCCCGAAGAAGCCGAACTCGGCTCTCCGCAAGGTTGCTCGCGTCAAGCTGTCCAACGGTACCGAGGTCACCGCCTACATCCCCGGTGAAGGCCACAACCTGCAGGAGCACTCGATGGTGCTCGTTCGCGGCGGTCGTGTTAAGGACCTCCCCGGTGTTCGTTACAAGATCGTTCGTGGCGCCCTGGACACCCAGGCAGTCAAGAACCGCAAGCAGGCTCGTAGCCGCTACG
- a CDS encoding putative T7SS-secreted protein has protein sequence MTDSEFRPLEGDPDLVRSKAQHYSEIANAIARSVNTLNSIKSVEGMTSKAIDAIRDEAGKVADDIGKAKDRYAGTASALITYSGQLRIAQDAATTAIAHIGDKESAASTASRAATTATTKADSATPETATTEQAAAAKATDAAEAAGTALAAAQQEWHDALTVKNQAAETAITAIIEVVDGKKSQDLNDTWWDDWGSKALDILKVICDWAGVLAIFLAWVPILGQVLLVLAAVGAVLTLIEATVKAINGDGSWWDVAGAAAGAVLSVFGGKIFSIGAKYLRASMITKAASRLDGAPALTRQLSGVGRHSSAYMSIDDAAAAVAKPFKDSLGEAFKKSFKPEFTQGAGPAQLLREAAEKALPTLDNLAPTNLLKLNTDLLDFYRMAAKAPQLLDAPIVIQGVMLSAYQLNTMHKAVDNLLENPLDPFLGDYADVVNQTEKTFGRE, from the coding sequence ATGACTGACAGCGAATTCCGCCCCCTGGAGGGCGACCCCGACCTGGTACGCAGCAAGGCGCAGCACTACTCCGAGATCGCCAACGCGATCGCCCGCTCGGTCAACACGCTCAACTCGATCAAGTCTGTCGAGGGCATGACCTCCAAGGCCATCGACGCGATCCGCGACGAGGCCGGCAAGGTGGCCGACGACATCGGCAAGGCCAAGGACCGCTACGCCGGCACCGCCTCCGCCCTGATCACCTACTCGGGCCAGCTGCGCATCGCGCAGGACGCCGCCACCACCGCCATCGCCCACATCGGTGACAAGGAATCCGCGGCCAGCACCGCCAGCCGTGCGGCGACCACCGCAACGACCAAGGCCGACAGTGCCACGCCCGAGACCGCCACGACCGAGCAGGCCGCGGCCGCCAAGGCCACGGATGCTGCGGAAGCAGCCGGCACCGCCCTCGCCGCCGCCCAGCAGGAGTGGCACGACGCCCTGACCGTGAAGAACCAGGCCGCCGAGACCGCCATCACAGCGATCATCGAGGTCGTCGACGGCAAGAAGAGCCAGGACCTCAACGACACCTGGTGGGACGACTGGGGCTCCAAGGCCCTCGACATCCTCAAGGTCATCTGCGACTGGGCCGGCGTGCTCGCCATCTTCCTGGCCTGGGTGCCCATCCTCGGGCAGGTGCTGCTGGTGCTCGCCGCGGTCGGCGCGGTACTCACCCTCATCGAGGCCACCGTCAAGGCCATCAACGGCGACGGCAGCTGGTGGGATGTCGCCGGTGCGGCCGCGGGGGCCGTGCTGTCGGTCTTCGGCGGCAAGATCTTCTCCATCGGCGCGAAGTACCTGCGCGCCTCGATGATCACCAAGGCCGCGTCGCGCCTGGACGGTGCCCCGGCGCTGACCCGCCAGCTCAGCGGCGTGGGCCGGCACAGCTCGGCCTACATGAGCATCGACGACGCCGCGGCCGCGGTGGCCAAGCCGTTCAAGGACTCGCTCGGCGAGGCGTTCAAGAAGTCGTTCAAGCCCGAGTTCACCCAGGGTGCCGGCCCAGCGCAGTTGCTGCGGGAGGCGGCCGAGAAGGCGCTGCCCACGCTCGACAATCTGGCGCCCACCAACCTGCTCAAGCTCAACACCGACCTGCTGGACTTCTACCGCATGGCGGCGAAGGCGCCGCAGCTGCTCGACGCGCCCATCGTCATCCAGGGCGTCATGCTGTCGGCCTACCAGCTGAACACCATGCACAAAGCCGTCGACAACCTGTTGGAGAACCCGCTCGACCCGTTCCTGGGCGATTACGCGGATGTCGTGAACCAGACCGAGAAGACCTTCGGGAGAGAGTAG
- a CDS encoding YitT family protein, translated as MTRTVPATIVDPSEGPQRVPHSRFENVVALFIGTFAVSFGLYLLKEVGVATGGTAGIALLASYATGWSFGVWFVLVNLPFFALAIWRMGWRFTVKTLIAVVLVSLFSEVHPLMLEIGDMNPIYATLLGSLLAGIGLIVLFRHQASLGGVNILALYLQKSRGWRAGYVQLVVDVLIVLAAFATLPVPMVLLSVVGAVILNMIIAMNHRPDRYFG; from the coding sequence GTGACGCGCACCGTACCCGCAACCATCGTCGACCCGTCCGAGGGTCCGCAGCGGGTGCCGCACAGCCGCTTCGAGAACGTGGTGGCCCTCTTCATCGGAACCTTCGCCGTCTCCTTCGGCCTCTACCTCCTCAAGGAGGTCGGCGTCGCCACCGGTGGCACCGCGGGCATCGCCCTGCTCGCCAGCTACGCCACCGGCTGGTCGTTCGGCGTGTGGTTCGTGCTGGTCAACCTGCCGTTCTTCGCCCTGGCGATCTGGCGCATGGGCTGGCGCTTCACCGTGAAGACCCTCATCGCCGTGGTGCTCGTCTCGCTCTTCTCCGAGGTGCATCCGCTCATGCTCGAGATCGGGGACATGAACCCGATCTACGCCACGCTGCTCGGCAGTTTGCTCGCGGGCATCGGCCTCATCGTGCTGTTCCGGCACCAGGCCAGCCTGGGCGGGGTGAACATCCTCGCTCTGTACTTGCAGAAGAGCCGCGGATGGCGTGCCGGTTACGTGCAGCTCGTCGTGGACGTGCTCATCGTGCTCGCGGCCTTCGCCACCCTGCCGGTGCCCATGGTGCTGCTCTCGGTGGTGGGCGCGGTCATCCTCAACATGATCATCGCCATGAACCACCGCCCCGACCGCTACTTCGGCTAA
- a CDS encoding WXG100 family type VII secretion target, whose translation MANMNVTYSEMRDASKNLISGKDDLTAKLSQLQSLVNNLVAGGFVTDAASGAFHTSYEQFTKGTTEAVNGLTGMSEFLIRAADAMENVDSELARGISG comes from the coding sequence ATGGCGAATATGAACGTTACTTACAGCGAAATGCGCGACGCGTCCAAGAACCTGATCTCAGGCAAGGACGACCTCACCGCCAAGCTTTCCCAGCTGCAGAGCCTGGTCAACAACCTCGTCGCCGGCGGCTTCGTCACCGATGCCGCCTCGGGAGCTTTCCACACCTCCTACGAGCAGTTCACCAAGGGCACCACCGAGGCCGTCAACGGCCTCACCGGCATGTCGGAGTTCCTCATCCGCGCCGCGGACGCCATGGAGAACGTCGACAGCGAGCTCGCTCGCGGCATCAGCGGCTAA